Proteins found in one Taeniopygia guttata chromosome 27, bTaeGut7.mat, whole genome shotgun sequence genomic segment:
- the LOC121471182 gene encoding feather keratin Cos1-2-like: MSCYSPCQPCQPCGPTPLANSCNEPCVRQCQDSTVAIQPSPVVVTLPGPILSSFPQNTAVGSSTSAAVGSILSSQGVPISSGGFGLSGLGSGLCGTRRFPC; this comes from the coding sequence ATGTCCTGCTACAGcccgtgccagccctgccagccctgcggccccaccccgctggccaacagctgcaaTGAGCCctgtgtcaggcagtgccaggactCCACCGTGGCCATCCAGCCCTCGCCCGTGGTGGTGACCCTGCCCGggcccatcctcagctccttcccacagaACACCGCCGTGGGATcctccacctctgctgctgttggcagcaTCCTCAGCTCTCAGGGAGtgcccatcagctctgggggctttggCCTCTCTGGCTTGGGCAGTGGCCTCTGTGGCACGAGGCGCTTcccctgctga
- the LOC100232280 gene encoding feather keratin 1-like, translating into MSCYSPCRPCQPCGPTPLANSCNEPCVRQCQDSHVAIQPSPVVVTLPGPILSSFPQNTAVGSSTLAAVGSILSSQGVPISSGGFGLSGLGSGLCGTRRFPC; encoded by the coding sequence ATGTCCTGCTACAGCCCGTGccggccctgccagccctgcggccccaccccgctggccaacagctgcaaTGAGCCctgtgtcaggcagtgccaggactCCCATGTGGCCATCCAGCCCTCGCCCGTGGTGGtgaccctgcccggccccatcctcagctccttcccacagaACACCGCCGTGGGATCCTCCACCTTGGCTGCTGTTGGCAGCATCCTCAGCTCTCAGGGAGtgcccatcagctctgggggctttggCCTCTCTGGCTTGGGCAGTGGCCTCTGTGGCACGAGGCGCTTCCCCTGCTGA
- the LOC100231293 gene encoding feather keratin 1-like translates to MSCYSPCRPCQPCGPTPLANSCNEPCVRQCQDSTVFIQPSPVVVTLPGPILSSFPQNTVVGSSTSAAVGSILSSQGVPISSGGFGLSGLGSGLCGTRCLPC, encoded by the coding sequence ATGTCCTGCTACAGCCCGTGccggccctgccagccctgcggccccaccccgctggccaacagctgcaaTGAGCCctgtgtcaggcagtgccaggactCCACCGTGTTCATCCAGCCCTCGCCCGTGGTGGtgaccctgcccggccccatcctcagctccttcccacagaACACCGTGGTGGGATCCTCCACCTCGGCTGCTGTTGGCAGCATCCTCAGCTCTCAGGGAGtgcccatcagctctgggggctttggCCTCTCTGGCTTGGGCAGTGGCCTCTGTGGCACCAGGTGCCTcccctgctga
- the LOC100225221 gene encoding feather keratin Cos1-2-like translates to MSCYSPCQPCQPCGPTPLANSCNEPCVRQCQDSTVFIQPSPVVVTLPGPILSSFPQNTAVGSSTSAAVGSILSSQGVPINSGGFGLSGLGSGLCGTRRFPC, encoded by the coding sequence ATGTCCTGCTACAGcccgtgccagccctgccagccctgtggccccaccccgctggccaacagctgcaaTGAGCCctgtgtcaggcagtgccaggactCCACCGTGTTCATCCAGCCCTCGCCCGTGGTGGtgaccctgcccggccccatcctcagctccttcccacagaACACCGCCGTGGGATCCTCCACCTCGGCTGCTGTTGGCAGCATCCTCAGCTCTCAGGGAGTGCCCATCAACTCTGGGGGCTTTGGCCTCTCTGGCTTGGGCAGTGGCCTCTGTGGCACGAGGCGCTTcccctgctga
- the LOC100224242 gene encoding feather keratin 1-like, translating to MSCYSPCRPCQPCGPTPLANSCNEPCVRQCQDSTVFIQPSPVVVTLPGPILSSFPQNTAVGSSTSAAVGSILSSQGVPISSGGFGLSGLGSGLCGTRCLPC from the coding sequence ATGTCCTGCTACAGCCCGTGccggccctgccagccctgcggccccaccccgctggccaacagctgcaaTGAGCCctgtgtcaggcagtgccaggactCCACCGTGTTCATCCAGCCCTCGCCCGTGGTGGtgaccctgcccggccccatcctcagctccttcccacagaACACCGCCGTGGGATCCTCCACCTCGGCTGCTGTTGGCAGCATCCTCAGCTCTCAGGGAGtgcccatcagctctgggggctttggCCTCTCTGGCTTGGGCAGTGGCCTCTGTGGCACCAGGTGCCTcccctgctga
- the LOC100227127 gene encoding feather keratin 1-like → MSCYSPCRPCQPCGPTPLANSCNEPCVRQCQDSTVIIEPSPVVVTLPGPILSSFPQNTVVGSSTSAAVGSILSSQGVPISSGGFGLSGLGSGLCGTRCLPC, encoded by the coding sequence ATGTCCTGCTACAGCCCGTGccggccctgccagccctgcggccccaccccgctggccaacagctgcaaTGAGCCctgtgtcaggcagtgccaggactCCACCGTCATCATCGAACCCTCGCCCGTGGTGGtgaccctgcccggccccatcctcagctccttcccacagaACACCGTGGTGGGATCCTCCACCTCGGCTGCTGTTGGCAGCATCCTCAGCTCTCAGGGAGtgcccatcagctctgggggctttggCCTCTCTGGCTTGGGCAGTGGCCTCTGTGGCACCAGGTGCCTcccctgctga
- the LOC100226410 gene encoding feather keratin 1-like isoform X1 has product MSVGLGQCKSSIKAGPSPHSLIHSSHLHLRQYKVHLHPQDMSCYSPCRPCQPCGPTPLANSCNEPCVRQCQDSHVAIQPSPVVVTLPGPILSSFPQNTAVGSSTSAAVGNILSSQGVPISSGGFGLSGLGSGLCGRRCFPC; this is encoded by the exons ATGTCTGTGGGCCTGGGGCAGTGCAAGAGCAGTATAAAAGCAGGACCTTCTCCTCACTCTCTCATCCACTCCTCTCACCTCCATCTCCGTCAGTACAAG GTACATCTCCATCCCCAAGACATGTCCTGCTACAGCCCATGccggccctgccagccctgcggccccaccccgctggccaacagctgcaaTGAGCCctgtgtcaggcagtgccaggactCCCACGTGGCCATCCAGCCCTCTCCTGTGGTGGTGACCCTGCCTggccccatcctcagctccttcccacagaACACTGCCGTGGGATCCTCCACCTCGGCTGCTGTTGGCAACATCCTCAGCTCTCAGGGAGtgcccatcagctctgggggctttggCCTCTCTGGCTTGGGCAGTGGCCTCTGTGGCAGAAGGTGCTTCCCCTGCTAA
- the LOC100226410 gene encoding feather keratin 1-like isoform X2: protein MSCYSPCRPCQPCGPTPLANSCNEPCVRQCQDSHVAIQPSPVVVTLPGPILSSFPQNTAVGSSTSAAVGNILSSQGVPISSGGFGLSGLGSGLCGRRCFPC, encoded by the coding sequence ATGTCCTGCTACAGCCCATGccggccctgccagccctgcggccccaccccgctggccaacagctgcaaTGAGCCctgtgtcaggcagtgccaggactCCCACGTGGCCATCCAGCCCTCTCCTGTGGTGGTGACCCTGCCTggccccatcctcagctccttcccacagaACACTGCCGTGGGATCCTCCACCTCGGCTGCTGTTGGCAACATCCTCAGCTCTCAGGGAGtgcccatcagctctgggggctttggCCTCTCTGGCTTGGGCAGTGGCCTCTGTGGCAGAAGGTGCTTCCCCTGCTAA
- the LOC100217483 gene encoding feather keratin 1-like — translation MSCYSPCRPCQPCGPTPLANSCNEPCVRQCQDSHVFIQPSPVVVTLPGPILSSFPQNTAVGSSTSAAVGSILSSQGVPINSGGFGLSGLGSGLCGRRCFPC, via the coding sequence ATGTCCTGCTACAGCCCATGccggccctgccagccctgcggccccaccccgctggccaacagctgcaaTGAGCCctgtgtcaggcagtgccaggactCCCACGTGTTCATCCAGCCCTCGCCCGTGGTGGtgaccctgcccggccccatcctcagctccttcccacagaACACCGCCGTGGGATCCTCCACCTCGGCTGCTGTTGGCAGCATCCTCAGCTCTCAGGGAGTGCCCATCAACTCTGGAGGTTTTGGCCTCTCTGGCTTGGGCAGTGGCCTCTGTGGCAGAAGGTGCTTCCCCTGCTAA